One genomic region from Anguilla rostrata isolate EN2019 chromosome 2, ASM1855537v3, whole genome shotgun sequence encodes:
- the pgap6 gene encoding post-GPI attachment to proteins factor 6: MDGFAILCLLLPMLIKNCSGDDLTYISGYFSKTPQKLSKYSWYGNVRLYHFIVPEDTVLARWLLTVTKGSGSNCGTHNITIHLRSGAPPVINPIQTEFPNNTAFLPAQNLSLLIDSGQNITLFNVSNPAPGDWFVAAHLPKDDGKIEQKGFSSSCSYFFQPQMFVRRVVDMPILESKSQLHQTVSSPDNPAVLKLFVPEYTSELTVHISRCVTEGADMSAECPLMLTLGSATLEHSSVKTVNCTGRVTCAIPLHTPPWETWVRVTVESTYVNLTTAFTILANLTVGCKPKSVGLTGDFFTRASVNGSSMLGGNSSVPTGDGGTLGNISLSLDTLDNACVHTQPVFKEELDVVSVRFAVINGANVTVSSMAPTLLLLNLNSFTDSGGTLNLDLKLNQTNLTNGNASVFACLTARTPVLALNRTQTCATGLSQGYDLTLNLTLPQAILRIPFPEAAMWYLTLQTVCPANTSDLCNVTATVTTSVYLSACIDDCGTYGECRLLRSYSYLYAACVCKAGWRGWSCTDNGTAQTYSRQMAAALLLTLSNLLFIPPIVVAVYRCYIVEASVYLFTMFFSTFYHACDQPGITVLCIMDYDTLQYCDFLGSVSSIWVTILCMSRVKETFKYMLFMLGTLIIAMSMQLDRRGLWNMLGPILCAVLALVAAWVYRGVKRRQCYPTTWKRWVFYLIPGLATAIVGLCVYVFTETDDNYYYTHSIWHIMVASSVVFLLPPRDRHQEPWGWSQKLCGYQICKNEKEELYTVT, encoded by the exons atggacggATTTGCAATCCTGTGCCTTCTGCTTCCCATGTTAATAAAGAACTGTTCTGGGGATG atTTAACGTACATCTCTGGGTACTTTTCCAAGACACCACAGAAGCTGTCAAAGTACAGCTGGTACGGGAACGTTCGGCTGTACCATTTCATAGTGCCTGAAGATACAGTGCTTGCCCGTTGGCTGTTAACTGTGACTAAAGGATCGGGGTCAAACTGTGGAACCCACAACATCACAAT ACACTTGCGTTCAGGTGCCCCTCCGGTCATAAATCCCATACAGACAGAATTTCCAAACAACACAGCCTTCTTACCTGCACAGAATCTGAGTCTATTGATAGACAGTGGCCAAAATATCACCCTCTTCAATGTCTCCAACCCTGCTCCCGGGGACTGGTTTGTGGCTGCTCATCTTCCCAAAGACGATGGCAAAATAGAGCAAAAG GGCTTCTCGTCCTCATGTTCCTACTTCTTTCAGCCTCAAATGTTTGTCAGGAGAGTTGTGGACATGCCCATCCTTGAGTCAAAATCTCAGCTGCATCAGACCGTGTCTTCCCCTGACAATCCAGCTGTTCTCAA GCTTTTTGTACCAGAATACACCTCAGAGCTTACAGTCCATATCTCACGCTGCGTCACTGAGGGTGCTGATATGTCTGCTGAGTGCCCGCTCATGTTGACCCTGGGGTCTGCAACACTTGAGCACTCCTCAGTGAAAACCGTCAACTGCACTGGGAGGGTGACCTGCGCCATCCCGCTGCACACCCCGCCATGGGAGACGTGGGTCCGAGTCACTGTGGAGAGTACCTATGTCAACCTGACCACAGCCTTCACCATCTTAGCCAATCTCACAG TGGGCTGTAAACCTAAAAGCGTTGGCTTGACGGGAGACTTCTTCACCCGGGCCAGTGTCAATGGCAGCAGCATGCTGGGAGGCAACTCCTCAGTGCCTACAGGGGACGGCGGTACCCTGGGGAACATTTCTTTGAGCCTGGACACCCTTGACAATGCCTGTGTGCACACCCAGCCAGTGTTTAAAGAGGAGCTGGACGTGGTCTCTGTGCGCTTTGCAGTGATCAATGGGGCCAATGTCACCGTCTCTTCCATGGCCCCAACACTACTCCTTCTCAACCTTAACTCCTTCACCGACAGTGGTGGAACACTCAATCTTGACCTCAAGCTCAATCAA ACAAATCTAACTAATGGGAATGCCAGTGTGTTTGCTTGCCTGACAGCCAGGACCCCTGTGCTGGCACTGAACAGGACACAGACTTGTGCTACAG GGCTGTCTCAGGGCTATGACCTCACCCTGAATCTGACGTTGCCTCAGGCCATTCTGCGTATCCCCTTCCCCGAGGCTGCCATGTGGTACCTCACCCTGCAGACGGTGTGTCCTGCAAACACCAG TGACTTGTGCAACGTGACCGCCACGGTGACGACGTCGGTCTACCTGAGCGCCTGCATTGACGACTGCGGCACGTACGGAGAGTGCAGGCTGCTCCGCTCTTACAGCTACCTCTATGCCGCCTGTGTCTGCAAAGCCG GCTGGCGTGGCTGGAGCTGCACAGATAACGGGACCGCGCAGACGTACTCTCGCCAAATGGCAGCCGCCCTCCTGCTCACCCTCAGTAACCTGCTGTTCATCCCGCCCATTGTGGTGGCTGTATACCGCTGCTACATCGTGGAGGCCTCCGTCTATCTCTTCACTATGTTCTTCTCCACG TTCTACCACGCCTGTGACCAGCCGGGCATTACGGTACTATGCATCATGGACTACGACACCCTCCAGTACTGCGACTTCCTGGGCTCCGTCTCCTCCATATGGGTCACCATCCTCTGCATGTCCCGGGTCAAGGAAACCTTTAAATAT atgctGTTCATGCTCGGGACGCTGATCATCGCCATGTCGATGCAGCTGGATCGCAGAGGGCTGTGGAACATGCTGGGCCCCATACTGTGTGCAGTGCTGGCACTGGTAGCAGCCTGG GTATACAGAGGGGTGAAGCGGAGGCAATGTTACCCCACCACCTGGAAGCGCTGGGTGTTCTACCTGATCCCTGGTCTGGCCACCGCCATCGTCGGCCTGTGCGTCTACGTCTTCACGGAGACGGACGACAACTACTACTACACGCACAGCATCTGGCACATCATGGTGGCCAGCAGCGTGGTCTTCCTGCTGCCGCCCAGAGACCGGCACCAGGAGCCCTGGGGCTGGTCTCAGAAGCTGTGCGGCTACCAGATCTGCAAGAACGAGAAGGAGGAGCTCTACACGGTCACTTAG